A stretch of the Vibrio stylophorae genome encodes the following:
- a CDS encoding murein L,D-transpeptidase catalytic domain family protein, producing the protein MTKLASRFFLAMLLLTSSALAWSATSNDPSAQLYQQLGLQDDMSFEVFHQAYQGYQGVKNRKKSMLTIIDYSKPSSQKRFFVIDMDKKELLIKTYVSHGVNSGALYAKKFSNNVNSRQTSLGVFLTSETYYGANGYSLRIDGLTPGKNDRARKRYIVVHGAKYANPDMISKTGQLGRSWGCPAIPTNISRKVIDLIKGGSVIFSYA; encoded by the coding sequence ATGACCAAACTGGCTTCACGTTTTTTCCTAGCGATGCTGCTACTGACCAGTAGTGCGTTGGCTTGGAGTGCGACCAGCAACGATCCATCCGCCCAGCTTTATCAGCAGCTCGGCTTACAAGATGATATGAGCTTTGAAGTCTTTCATCAGGCATACCAAGGTTATCAAGGCGTAAAAAATCGTAAAAAATCAATGTTGACCATCATTGATTACAGCAAGCCTTCCAGCCAAAAGCGCTTTTTTGTCATTGATATGGATAAAAAAGAGTTGCTGATTAAGACCTATGTCTCGCATGGGGTGAACAGCGGTGCGCTTTATGCCAAGAAGTTTTCAAATAACGTGAATTCGCGTCAAACTTCTCTGGGCGTATTTTTAACCTCAGAAACTTACTATGGCGCTAATGGTTATTCATTACGCATCGATGGTTTAACGCCAGGAAAGAACGACCGTGCGCGTAAACGTTATATTGTGGTGCACGGCGCCAAGTATGCCAATCCCGATATGATTTCAAAAACCGGGCAATTAGGCCGCAGCTGGGGCTGCCCAGCGATTCCAACCAATATTTCACGTAAGGTGATTGATTTGATTAAAGGCGGCTCGGTTATCTTCTCCTATGCCTAG
- a CDS encoding cupin domain-containing protein, with protein sequence MTHRVQNLFTNIPDRFSQELCDILVSHPTCRIERIVSKGHATPDSTWYDQAEDEWVCVLKGEGTLLFEQGESVVLGVGDSLLIPAHQKHRVQLTTPHDPTIWLAVFYGAQ encoded by the coding sequence ATGACGCATAGGGTACAGAATCTATTTACGAACATTCCCGATAGGTTTTCGCAAGAGCTTTGCGACATATTGGTAAGTCATCCAACCTGTCGTATTGAGCGTATTGTGTCAAAAGGACACGCCACGCCTGATTCCACATGGTATGACCAAGCAGAAGATGAATGGGTCTGCGTGCTTAAAGGTGAGGGCACTTTGTTATTTGAGCAAGGCGAGTCCGTGGTCCTTGGCGTCGGGGATTCACTCTTGATTCCGGCGCATCAAAAACATCGCGTGCAATTAACGACGCCTCATGACCCCACTATTTGGCTGGCCGTGTTTTATGGTGCCCAGTGA
- a CDS encoding SPOR domain-containing protein: protein MMKKIIPATVLLAFLSGCSTSNPQISTSSTVVEEIKTAPATTQPALTENSNDMMGTEEVSPDLAVSGDLPPAQPMPETVPIVQPEQKPVPEVKPAPKPEPKPIPAVAHKPQANYTLQVMAVSHKKNYQSFVQSLPKHEAIWINEKSVDGIPWYAILYGEFATRDEAKAALNALPASVRKLGPFIRSFESIEKSAYPKLERLN, encoded by the coding sequence ATGATGAAAAAAATAATCCCTGCAACCGTGCTGCTTGCGTTCCTTAGCGGTTGTTCTACGAGCAATCCTCAAATTTCAACAAGCTCGACTGTGGTTGAAGAAATCAAAACAGCACCAGCCACGACCCAACCTGCGTTAACCGAAAATAGTAACGACATGATGGGTACCGAAGAAGTTTCTCCAGATCTTGCGGTTTCTGGTGACTTGCCACCAGCCCAACCGATGCCAGAAACTGTGCCTATCGTTCAACCAGAACAAAAGCCCGTTCCTGAGGTGAAGCCAGCACCAAAACCTGAGCCAAAACCAATTCCTGCAGTCGCGCACAAACCACAAGCAAACTACACCTTGCAAGTAATGGCAGTGAGCCACAAGAAGAATTACCAAAGCTTTGTTCAATCGCTACCGAAACACGAAGCCATTTGGATCAATGAAAAATCAGTGGATGGCATTCCATGGTACGCGATCCTCTACGGTGAGTTCGCAACCCGTGATGAAGCCAAAGCTGCGCTCAATGCATTGCCAGCCAGTGTTCGTAAATTGGGTCCATTTATTCGCTCCTTTGAAAGCATTGAAAAATCAGCATATCCAAAGCTTGAGCGTTTAAATTAA
- the msrP gene encoding protein-methionine-sulfoxide reductase catalytic subunit MsrP, translating to MLIRRQEKYQLKEHQLTSEVNYQRRRLLQGLALSTAAASTGASAFLGLGDKTPPLAKRQALQAKATGEGDYLALTPEVKILNYNNFYEFGTDKGDPRRYAQDLVTNPWQVKIQGEVHQSKTLNYEDLFRQFPLEERFYRLRCVEAWAMNIPWIGFPLAALLKSVRPTMNAKYVGFQTLYDPKQMRGQASWRIGGGINYPYQEGLTIAEAMHPLTLIAVGLYGKTLAPQNGAPLRLVVPWKYGFKSIKSIVSIDLLEKQPETTWNQLAKDEYGFYANVNPHVDHPRWSQSTERFIGEGNLFSAKRQATLMFNGYAQQVADLYQGLDLRKNY from the coding sequence ATGCTGATACGTCGCCAAGAGAAATACCAGCTTAAAGAGCACCAACTCACCAGTGAAGTGAACTATCAGCGTCGCCGTCTGCTTCAAGGATTGGCTCTTAGCACAGCCGCCGCAAGTACAGGCGCCAGTGCTTTTTTGGGCTTGGGCGATAAAACGCCGCCTTTGGCAAAGCGCCAAGCCTTGCAAGCAAAAGCCACAGGCGAGGGGGATTATCTAGCCCTGACGCCGGAAGTGAAGATCCTTAACTACAACAATTTTTATGAATTTGGCACCGATAAGGGGGATCCGCGCCGTTACGCACAGGATTTAGTGACTAATCCATGGCAGGTGAAGATTCAAGGGGAAGTCCATCAAAGCAAAACGCTTAATTATGAAGATCTATTTCGTCAATTTCCGCTAGAAGAGCGTTTCTATCGCTTGCGCTGTGTTGAAGCCTGGGCGATGAATATTCCATGGATTGGTTTTCCATTGGCGGCTTTGCTCAAATCGGTGCGACCGACGATGAATGCGAAATATGTGGGTTTTCAAACACTGTATGATCCCAAACAGATGCGAGGACAAGCCTCGTGGCGTATTGGTGGCGGGATCAATTACCCTTATCAAGAGGGCTTGACCATTGCTGAAGCGATGCACCCACTCACTTTAATTGCCGTGGGTTTATACGGTAAGACGTTAGCGCCGCAAAATGGTGCGCCGCTGCGGCTGGTGGTGCCATGGAAATATGGCTTTAAAAGCATTAAGTCCATTGTATCGATCGACCTGCTGGAAAAGCAGCCTGAGACAACTTGGAACCAGCTGGCAAAGGATGAGTATGGCTTTTATGCCAATGTAAATCCCCATGTCGATCATCCGCGTTGGAGCCAAAGTACGGAGCGCTTTATTGGTGAAGGTAATCTGTTTTCTGCAAAACGGCAGGCCACCTTGATGTTCAATGGTTATGCGCAGCAAGTGGCGGATCTGTATCAGGGGCTGGATTTACGGAAAAATTACTAG
- a CDS encoding aspartate/glutamate racemase family protein, which translates to MKTIGLLGGMSWESTQSYYQAINQGVKAHKGGLHSAKIALYSVDFADIERLQHQGDWSQTAVILGQAAQAVEAAGADFLLICTNTMHKVAAQIQSQIHIPLLHIADATAMALQADGITKVGLLGTRFTMAQDFYKNRLIEQFGIDVLVPSDAEQTIVHDVIYQELCLGNILPQSKAQYLAIIEKLYAQGAQAVILGCTEIALLVQQADTHVPLYDTTAIHAAQAVSWALEQA; encoded by the coding sequence ATGAAAACAATCGGTTTGCTCGGTGGAATGAGCTGGGAGTCCACACAAAGTTATTATCAAGCGATTAACCAAGGCGTCAAAGCGCATAAGGGCGGCCTGCACTCTGCAAAAATTGCTTTATATAGCGTGGATTTTGCCGACATTGAGCGCTTGCAGCATCAAGGTGATTGGTCACAAACTGCGGTGATTCTCGGTCAAGCTGCGCAGGCAGTTGAAGCGGCGGGTGCTGATTTTCTATTGATTTGCACCAACACCATGCACAAAGTGGCCGCGCAAATTCAAAGTCAGATCCATATTCCGTTGCTGCATATTGCTGATGCAACCGCGATGGCGCTGCAAGCGGATGGTATTACGAAAGTGGGGCTTTTGGGGACGCGCTTTACCATGGCGCAGGATTTTTATAAAAATCGTTTGATTGAGCAATTTGGCATTGATGTGTTGGTTCCAAGTGACGCGGAGCAAACCATTGTGCACGATGTGATTTATCAAGAATTATGCTTGGGCAATATATTGCCACAATCGAAAGCCCAGTATTTAGCCATTATTGAAAAGCTTTATGCGCAAGGGGCGCAGGCGGTGATTTTAGGTTGCACGGAAATTGCGCTGTTGGTTCAACAAGCGGATACCCATGTGCCACTTTATGACACCACGGCTATTCACGCGGCACAAGCGGTGTCATGGGCCTTGGAACAAGCCTAA
- a CDS encoding tetratricopeptide repeat protein, which yields MNIFILLLSVMAIGLIAVLWHYWSTSQRVKANASAELKKAEQYHRVLQESRQAEYAEKEFKARTGHIASQLYLAKENETTQPHIAIQWYEMAAKQDNDLAQHALVRLYMQQSHVMGEAKARGAFWQLVIESREGSFQAKYQLAQLYMEGIGTEPNRELGLNLLHECAEHGLLQAQLYLGEYYFHQSGDSAYQEALHWNYLTARLNQVEAQIRLGEMIQSRFQDDQGIDHARYWFERAAEQGSLEAMYRAGLSYRTKDATSKAIGYLWLFVAAKLDYEPAKSERDVIANQVNVDDLIAIQKVARQLIKRLETGPYRKQVVIAALDKTYARSTLHFEHFLDQIWADGQTIPLPDSVQSSGQSAVGHSGVDPVSANPAVNVDSTVNYAQSSWQSYTTPVDFPEAVEMQPSAETIIPGNENSN from the coding sequence ATGAATATATTTATTTTGCTGCTGAGTGTGATGGCCATTGGTCTGATTGCGGTGCTTTGGCACTATTGGTCGACCAGTCAACGGGTGAAGGCCAACGCCAGTGCTGAGCTGAAAAAAGCGGAGCAATACCATCGCGTGCTGCAAGAGTCTCGTCAGGCGGAGTACGCCGAAAAGGAGTTTAAAGCGCGCACCGGTCATATCGCGAGCCAGCTTTATTTGGCCAAAGAGAATGAGACGACGCAGCCGCATATCGCCATTCAATGGTATGAAATGGCAGCAAAACAAGACAATGATCTCGCCCAGCATGCGTTGGTGCGTCTTTATATGCAGCAATCCCATGTCATGGGGGAGGCTAAAGCGCGCGGTGCATTTTGGCAGTTGGTGATTGAAAGCCGAGAAGGGAGTTTTCAAGCCAAATACCAACTGGCGCAACTATATATGGAAGGTATCGGGACGGAGCCCAATCGTGAGTTGGGCTTGAACTTATTACATGAGTGCGCAGAACACGGGCTACTACAGGCCCAGCTGTATCTGGGCGAGTATTATTTCCATCAATCGGGAGATAGTGCTTACCAAGAAGCGCTTCATTGGAACTATCTCACTGCAAGGCTCAACCAGGTCGAAGCGCAAATTCGGCTGGGTGAGATGATTCAGTCACGGTTTCAAGATGATCAGGGGATTGATCATGCGCGCTATTGGTTTGAACGTGCTGCAGAGCAAGGCTCCCTTGAGGCGATGTATCGTGCTGGTTTGTCCTATCGTACGAAAGATGCAACCAGCAAAGCGATCGGTTATTTATGGCTGTTTGTGGCGGCCAAATTAGATTACGAGCCAGCCAAATCTGAGCGTGATGTAATTGCCAATCAAGTGAATGTGGATGATTTGATTGCGATTCAAAAAGTGGCGCGTCAGTTGATCAAGCGGTTAGAAACCGGTCCTTATCGCAAGCAGGTGGTGATCGCAGCGCTTGATAAAACCTATGCGCGCAGTACCCTTCATTTTGAGCATTTTTTAGATCAAATTTGGGCAGATGGGCAAACTATTCCGCTGCCAGACAGCGTGCAATCTTCGGGGCAGTCTGCGGTTGGCCATTCAGGTGTTGATCCCGTCAGTGCGAATCCTGCGGTGAATGTCGATTCGACGGTAAATTATGCGCAGAGCAGTTGGCAAAGCTATACGACGCCTGTTGACTTTCCTGAAGCGGTTGAGATGCAACCGTCGGCTGAAACAATCATACCGGGTAATGAAAATAGCAATTAA
- a CDS encoding GNAT family N-acetyltransferase, with protein MPHIEYRMGTFNDVLIINQQMPEFDDRTTRAVLEVRLANRDYRLLVAYVDDMPVGYQLVYALSATESYLWLAGVCPDYRQYGIATALRTQQEFWAKGQGYQQMRVKSMNRYPAMLQLLIRSGYQIDGYEDAGSSHNSKICFCKAL; from the coding sequence ATGCCTCATATCGAATATCGTATGGGTACATTTAATGATGTACTGATCATTAATCAGCAAATGCCTGAATTTGATGATCGCACCACGCGCGCAGTGCTTGAAGTGCGTCTTGCCAATCGAGACTATCGCTTGCTCGTCGCTTATGTGGATGACATGCCTGTGGGCTATCAGCTTGTGTATGCGCTTTCAGCGACTGAGAGTTACCTTTGGCTGGCGGGTGTGTGTCCCGATTATCGTCAGTATGGCATCGCCACGGCGCTGCGAACGCAGCAAGAATTCTGGGCAAAAGGACAGGGTTATCAACAGATGCGGGTGAAGTCGATGAATCGTTATCCAGCAATGTTGCAACTTTTGATTCGCAGTGGATATCAGATTGATGGTTATGAAGATGCCGGTTCATCGCACAATAGCAAGATTTGCTTTTGTAAGGCGCTTTAA
- a CDS encoding sodium-dependent transporter yields MSHIRPGFSSRLGFILAAAGSAVGVGNIWGFPTQAAQNGGGAFLLVYLVMVVVLAYPMLIAELTIGRLSQKNPVASLRALGETRLMQRTGVVIGVAGITVLSLILSFYAILSGWLLSFMLAPITQALGWSQLTHWLENFSLSRNLIMMAVFMLLTMHVVYRGVSAGIERWSKRLMPLLFVLLIAMAGYILTQPGAMQGLKLYLIPDFSQVLQPSLLVSAMGQAFFSLSIGVCALMLYGSYLSPQENLPRTAAMVAGLDTSVAFLAGLLILPAMFVAQANGVTIYQADGSLQSSDTLVFTVLPAMFNSMGQSGVLLAVGFFALMLIAALTSSISMLEAPVNTLNEETGCSRHKAVWLIGSLVSMVSALVIYHFDTLFGLVVKATTVYAQPLLALLFGVMLTWVLRQNRLLKALQSGSENIEHTWFWRIWPSYVKFVCPLLILLVFFYQ; encoded by the coding sequence ATGAGTCATATTCGTCCAGGATTTTCATCTCGATTAGGATTTATTCTTGCTGCGGCCGGATCGGCGGTCGGTGTTGGTAATATCTGGGGTTTCCCCACCCAAGCGGCGCAAAATGGCGGCGGTGCATTTTTGCTGGTTTATCTGGTGATGGTGGTGGTATTGGCTTATCCCATGTTAATCGCGGAGCTGACCATTGGTCGTTTAAGCCAAAAAAATCCAGTCGCGTCATTACGTGCACTGGGAGAGACACGGCTCATGCAGCGCACTGGTGTCGTCATCGGCGTTGCCGGGATCACCGTGCTGTCGCTCATTCTCTCTTTTTATGCGATTTTATCTGGCTGGTTATTGTCATTTATGCTCGCGCCAATCACGCAAGCGCTAGGATGGTCACAGTTAACTCACTGGTTAGAGAATTTTTCGCTGAGTCGCAATTTGATCATGATGGCTGTCTTTATGCTGCTCACCATGCACGTAGTCTATCGCGGCGTGAGTGCAGGCATTGAGCGCTGGTCAAAACGTTTAATGCCACTTCTGTTTGTCCTCCTCATTGCCATGGCGGGTTATATCTTGACGCAGCCAGGCGCAATGCAAGGACTCAAACTTTATCTGATCCCAGATTTTTCCCAAGTGCTACAACCCTCACTGTTAGTCAGCGCCATGGGGCAGGCCTTTTTCTCGCTCTCCATTGGCGTATGCGCCTTGATGCTGTACGGCAGCTATTTGAGCCCACAAGAGAATTTGCCACGCACCGCAGCCATGGTTGCGGGCCTCGATACTTCCGTAGCCTTTTTAGCAGGCTTGCTCATTTTGCCTGCGATGTTTGTGGCCCAAGCCAATGGCGTAACCATCTACCAAGCCGATGGCAGTTTGCAGTCATCTGATACCTTAGTCTTTACTGTGCTACCCGCAATGTTCAACAGCATGGGTCAAAGCGGTGTGTTACTTGCGGTAGGCTTTTTTGCTTTAATGCTCATTGCTGCGCTGACCTCATCCATCTCAATGCTAGAAGCGCCAGTCAACACCTTAAATGAGGAGACGGGCTGCTCACGCCACAAAGCGGTCTGGCTCATTGGCTCGCTGGTATCCATGGTTTCTGCGCTGGTTATATACCATTTCGATACCTTGTTTGGCTTAGTGGTTAAAGCCACCACAGTCTATGCTCAGCCACTTTTGGCACTTTTGTTTGGGGTGATGCTGACATGGGTTCTCAGACAAAATCGACTGCTAAAAGCACTCCAGTCTGGCTCAGAGAATATTGAGCACACTTGGTTTTGGCGCATTTGGCCAAGTTACGTCAAATTTGTCTGCCCGTTACTGATTTTGTTGGTGTTCTTCTACCAATAA
- a CDS encoding DUF2753 family protein, translating into MNIAQWENYTLWAQEAQHRGDHVMSMAFYQQALAQAMMADLAQAENSEWLSIKVISCHNLAEFWRQQNEPDLELHYLQLAQEAVSVSIPHCQHQDCDTYVENLGCCKAALVNYLKRHPNPLVAQSVQHLHSADHCQLIARFQLQ; encoded by the coding sequence ATGAATATCGCACAGTGGGAAAATTATACCTTGTGGGCGCAGGAGGCGCAGCATCGCGGTGACCATGTGATGTCCATGGCGTTTTATCAGCAAGCATTGGCACAAGCGATGATGGCTGACTTGGCGCAAGCTGAAAATAGCGAGTGGTTATCGATTAAGGTAATTAGTTGTCACAACCTTGCGGAATTTTGGCGACAACAAAATGAACCCGATTTGGAGCTGCATTACCTACAATTAGCACAAGAAGCGGTCAGTGTGTCGATTCCGCATTGTCAGCATCAAGATTGTGATACCTATGTGGAAAATTTAGGCTGTTGCAAAGCGGCATTGGTCAATTATTTAAAACGTCATCCTAACCCGTTGGTGGCACAATCGGTGCAGCATCTGCATAGCGCTGATCATTGCCAACTGATCGCACGTTTTCAATTGCAGTAG
- a CDS encoding YdcF family protein has protein sequence MNRWLRVICAVFAALFLLLGAISYMLYRDAGQGLKGNAEYAVVFGNQVYADGSLSNRLKARLDAALGLYQSGRVKQIIVSGGVGAELQDEAMVMARYLERQGVPAAMILVDRSGVNTAATARNVRQLLAKDTAIVVVTQRYHISRAKLAMRQVGFTDISGHYPDYYEWRDIYSSLRECLAWPDYWLRAPSQSTSMTSAFVPQAN, from the coding sequence ATGAATAGATGGCTGCGGGTGATCTGTGCTGTATTTGCCGCGCTTTTTTTACTGCTTGGCGCCATCAGTTACATGCTCTATCGAGATGCCGGGCAAGGATTGAAAGGCAATGCAGAATATGCCGTGGTTTTTGGCAATCAAGTTTATGCCGATGGTTCGCTTTCAAATCGGCTCAAAGCTAGGCTTGATGCTGCGCTTGGGCTTTATCAAAGTGGTCGCGTAAAACAGATTATTGTCAGCGGTGGGGTTGGTGCTGAATTGCAAGATGAAGCCATGGTGATGGCGCGATATTTAGAGCGTCAGGGCGTTCCTGCGGCGATGATTTTAGTGGATCGCAGCGGCGTGAATACTGCGGCGACGGCACGCAATGTTCGTCAGTTGCTTGCGAAAGATACTGCAATCGTGGTGGTTACTCAGCGCTATCATATTTCACGTGCCAAGCTGGCGATGCGCCAAGTTGGCTTTACTGATATCTCAGGTCATTATCCTGATTATTATGAGTGGCGTGATATCTATTCATCCCTTCGTGAATGCCTTGCTTGGCCAGATTACTGGCTGCGCGCGCCCAGTCAATCGACGTCGATGACCTCAGCTTTCGTGCCTCAAGCGAATTAA
- the msrQ gene encoding protein-methionine-sulfoxide reductase heme-binding subunit MsrQ: MDNRVFWLKVAIHLGQWFALLWLYLAMTQGALGADPLQGLSHFTGKAAFHSLLLTLLVSPLAKWCKQGWLIRTRRLLGLYCFAWAVLHLLIYLLLDLGLNWTLFGQEITARPYLVLGAFAWLLLLALALTSTQAMQRRLGRRWQQLHHWVYAIVLLVLVHFIWSQKSGWFEPLLYGGIVTLLLMARWHKLKRWWHKRGAVPSVSKSSK; the protein is encoded by the coding sequence ATGGACAATCGCGTATTTTGGCTCAAAGTTGCCATTCATCTAGGACAGTGGTTTGCACTGTTATGGCTTTATCTAGCGATGACGCAAGGCGCACTGGGCGCAGATCCGCTTCAGGGTTTAAGTCATTTCACCGGTAAAGCTGCATTTCACTCGCTGCTGCTAACGCTGCTGGTTTCACCGCTGGCAAAGTGGTGTAAACAAGGCTGGCTGATTCGAACGCGTCGCTTGCTGGGTTTATATTGTTTTGCTTGGGCTGTGTTGCATTTACTGATTTATCTACTGCTTGATTTAGGGTTGAATTGGACGCTCTTTGGCCAAGAAATTACCGCTCGTCCCTATTTAGTTCTGGGCGCTTTTGCATGGTTGCTCCTTTTGGCGTTGGCATTGACATCGACGCAGGCAATGCAACGCAGATTGGGTCGCCGCTGGCAGCAGCTGCATCATTGGGTGTATGCCATTGTGCTGCTGGTGTTAGTTCATTTTATTTGGTCGCAAAAATCAGGTTGGTTTGAGCCGCTGCTATATGGTGGGATTGTCACGCTGCTATTAATGGCGCGATGGCATAAATTGAAACGATGGTGGCACAAGCGTGGCGCCGTGCCGTCTGTGTCCAAATCGTCGAAATAA
- a CDS encoding late competence development ComFB family protein, whose protein sequence is MISAEVHNYVERILGQKIYEFGLHDKYSADQLADLCCLVLNQIPPRYIRHNVDLLYAMSESEQIELSRRVTETLFELEARVQSDRRQQERVN, encoded by the coding sequence ATGATCAGTGCAGAAGTTCATAACTATGTTGAGCGTATTCTGGGCCAGAAAATTTACGAATTTGGTCTTCATGATAAATACAGCGCAGACCAACTCGCCGATTTATGTTGCTTGGTTTTAAATCAAATACCACCGCGATATATCCGCCATAATGTCGATTTACTTTATGCCATGTCAGAATCAGAACAAATAGAACTCAGTCGCCGAGTAACCGAAACTTTGTTTGAATTAGAAGCGCGCGTGCAAAGTGATCGTCGTCAACAAGAGCGTGTTAATTAA
- a CDS encoding siderophore-interacting protein, whose product MSLSAQIQSVQMRRPPEFERPVFDACVVNKQQWTTNMLRLTLQSDDFSDFPHDCVGGYIKLIFHPEGHTDIHDCHSLRDVVLRTYSIRHFDPNACQLVLDMVTHDVHLPLTKEQGGYASQWGQQVSVGEHIFVAGPGLIAPIHADCDSVILASDMTGLPALAAQLETLPATAQGAAFIAVRDMGDQQVLRAPSGIAMHWLVQGERDLVAEVQAYPWPAGLVGVWCACEFDQMRTLRRYFRNEREVAREHLYISSYWKLGVTEDGHKTIKRQDSENNA is encoded by the coding sequence ATGTCTTTATCCGCGCAAATTCAATCAGTTCAAATGCGCCGGCCACCTGAATTTGAACGTCCTGTATTTGATGCATGCGTCGTCAATAAACAGCAATGGACGACAAATATGTTGCGCCTGACCCTGCAAAGTGACGATTTTTCTGACTTTCCTCATGATTGTGTTGGCGGTTATATCAAATTGATATTTCACCCAGAAGGGCACACGGATATTCACGATTGCCACTCTTTGCGTGATGTTGTGCTGCGCACCTACAGTATTCGTCATTTTGATCCCAATGCCTGCCAACTGGTGCTTGATATGGTCACCCATGATGTCCATCTACCACTGACAAAAGAGCAGGGTGGATATGCCAGTCAATGGGGGCAGCAAGTCAGTGTTGGCGAGCATATTTTTGTCGCAGGACCTGGCTTGATTGCGCCGATTCATGCTGATTGCGATAGCGTTATTTTGGCAAGTGATATGACGGGGTTACCGGCATTGGCTGCACAGCTTGAGACATTGCCTGCCACGGCGCAAGGCGCTGCGTTTATTGCTGTGCGCGATATGGGCGATCAGCAAGTACTTCGCGCGCCATCTGGCATTGCAATGCACTGGTTAGTGCAAGGTGAGCGCGATCTTGTGGCGGAGGTGCAAGCTTATCCCTGGCCCGCAGGTCTTGTGGGTGTTTGGTGCGCCTGTGAATTTGATCAAATGCGTACACTTCGCCGCTATTTTCGTAATGAGCGTGAGGTTGCGCGTGAGCATCTCTATATCAGTAGTTACTGGAAATTGGGTGTGACTGAAGATGGTCATAAGACGATCAAGCGCCAAGACAGTGAAAATAATGCGTAG
- a CDS encoding D-alanine--D-alanine ligase, whose protein sequence is MDLTQVLLLCGGGSSEHEVSLVSAQFLKQQLQSIDGVTVHFVEMKKEGWVDQDGQACRLDMDGQLRGQQGETKIDYVVPCVHGFPGETGDLQSFLELVGVPYLGCGAEASLNCFNKITTKLWFDAVGIPNTPYCFLSQNTPEAHTRGQQALTQWGKVFVKAASQGSSVGCFSADNPADLDRVIDEAFTYSDQVLIEKALKPRELEVAAYQYRGELVLTAPGEVFCPDDQFYTYEEKYSAGSHSSTTLTADITDTQTADIAKYSKLAFEQLKLKDLSRIDFFLDQDGEIYLNEINTFPGMTPISMFPKLLEHHGENMIDFLADRIQNARKH, encoded by the coding sequence ATGGATTTAACCCAAGTCTTGCTACTTTGCGGTGGCGGCTCCTCTGAGCATGAGGTCTCCCTCGTTTCGGCACAATTTCTTAAGCAACAACTTCAAAGTATTGACGGCGTCACCGTACACTTTGTCGAAATGAAAAAAGAGGGTTGGGTTGATCAGGATGGCCAAGCATGTCGACTCGATATGGATGGCCAACTTCGCGGCCAACAAGGTGAAACCAAAATCGATTATGTGGTTCCTTGTGTACACGGTTTTCCGGGCGAAACTGGCGATCTACAGTCGTTTCTTGAATTGGTCGGCGTGCCATACCTTGGCTGCGGCGCTGAAGCCAGCTTAAACTGCTTTAATAAGATCACCACCAAACTTTGGTTTGATGCTGTGGGTATTCCAAATACGCCATACTGCTTCTTGAGTCAAAACACCCCAGAAGCCCATACCCGTGGTCAGCAAGCGCTAACGCAATGGGGTAAAGTTTTTGTCAAAGCGGCAAGCCAAGGCTCCTCTGTGGGCTGCTTCTCAGCAGATAATCCAGCCGATCTTGATCGCGTCATTGATGAAGCCTTTACCTATTCTGATCAAGTGCTGATTGAAAAAGCGCTCAAACCGCGCGAGCTTGAAGTTGCCGCCTACCAATATCGAGGTGAACTTGTGCTTACGGCGCCCGGTGAAGTCTTCTGCCCAGATGATCAGTTCTACACCTACGAAGAAAAATATAGCGCAGGCAGCCATTCCAGCACCACATTAACAGCAGACATTACAGATACGCAGACAGCTGATATTGCCAAGTACTCCAAACTTGCATTTGAACAATTGAAACTCAAAGATTTGTCTCGAATCGATTTCTTCTTAGATCAAGATGGTGAGATTTATCTAAATGAGATCAATACCTTCCCTGGTATGACGCCAATCTCTATGTTCCCGAAACTGCTAGAGCATCATGGCGAGAATATGATCGATTTTCTCGCCGATCGTATTCAGAATGCACGCAAGCATTAA